From the Lathyrus oleraceus cultivar Zhongwan6 chromosome 4, CAAS_Psat_ZW6_1.0, whole genome shotgun sequence genome, one window contains:
- the LOC127074691 gene encoding DNA-(apurinic or apyrimidinic site) endonuclease 2 isoform X1, which produces MGERMMKIVTYNVNGLRQRILQFGSLRNLLNSFDADIICFQETKLSRQDVTADLVMVDGYESFFSSTRTSQKGRTGYSGVITFCRVKSAFSSTEAALPLAAEEGFTGLMCNSQTSEDKLPLFIEDLEGFSKDELFSVDSEGRCIVTDHGHFVLFNIYGPRAGSDDTERIQFKQIFYRILQKRLESLLHQGRRIFVVGDLNIAPFAIDRCDAGPDFDNNEFRRWFRSMLIENGGHFSDVFRAKYPDKSDAFTCWSQSTGAEVFNYGSRIDHILCAGSCLHKLDDLQCHSFIRCHVKECEIMTQYKRFKPESTPSAHMRKGGKSVKLEGSDHAPVILTLMEIPEVSLHSTPSLSARYVPMIHGVQQTLVSLLMKRRVSDSCKMADSDISVVSTSERIEEPIDIIGSSTRECDFLPNKDSERSILEPNKLSTGSSLETVSKSGSLFKKSKIQKCDESKKKARNSQSSQLSLRSFFQKSTNLDNGIKDSCIGFSDSQAEPSQPNSQSLENSAVFDHSSSPVQDEASAACDQDLAELNDSSRKEEKSNVASQEWQRIQKMMQNSIPLCKGHKEPCIARVVKKQGANFGRRFYVCARAEGPASNPEANCGYFKWATSKSKNK; this is translated from the exons ATGGGAGAGAGGATGATGAAGATAGTAACTTACAACGTAAACGGTTTGAGACAACGCATATTGCAGTTCGGTTCTCTCCGCAATCTGCTCAATTCATTCGACGCTGATATTATTTGCTTTCAG GAGACAAAACTTAGCAGACAAGATGTTACAGCGGATTTGGTTATGGTAGATGGATACGAGTCGTTCTTTTCTTCTACCCGAACTTCTCAGAAAGGCCGAACCGGTTATTCCG GTGTTATTACATTTTGTCGAGTAAAGTCTGCTTTTTCGAGTACTGAAGCAGCATTGCCCTTGGCAGCTGAAGAAGGATTCACTGGCCTAATGTGTAACTCTCAAACTAGTGAAGATAAATTGCCACTCTTCATAGAAGATCTTGAGGGTTTTTCAAAAGATGAGCTTTTCAGTGTTGACAGTGAAGGGCGATGCATTGTCACTGATCATGGTCACTTTG TTCTTTTCAATATTTATGGGCCTCGAGCTGGAAGTGATGACACGGAGAGGATTCAGTTTAAACAAATATTCTACAGGATACTGCAG AAAAGATTGGAGTCTCTCCTGCATCAAGGAAGGAGAATCTTTGTTGTTGGTGATCTCAATATTGCACCGTTTGCAATTGATAGGTGTGATGCAGGGCCTGATTTTGACAATAATGA GTTTAGAAGATGGTTCAGATCGATGCTAATTGAAAATGGAGGCCACTTTTCTGATGTCTTCCGAGCAAAATATCCTGATAA AAGTGATGCATTCACCTGTTGGTCTCAAAGTACGGGTGCTGAAGTATTTAACTATGGGAGTAGAATCGACCATATTCTATGTGCTGGTTCATGCTTACATAAATTAGATGACCTGCAATGTCATAGTTTTATAAGATGCCATGTTAAAGAATGTGAAATTATGACACAGTACAAACGGTTCAAACCAGAAAGCACACCGAG TGCCCACATGCGGAAGGGAGGAAAGAGTGTTAAACTAGAAGGATCCGATCATGCTCCAGTTATTTTGACTTTGATGGAAATTCCTGAGGTCTCTCTGCATAGTACCCCCTCCTTATCTGCTAGATATGTTCCCATGATTCATGGTGTCCAGCAAACTCTAG TGTCATTGTTGATGAAAAGACGAGTTTCTGATTCGTGCAAGATGGCAGACAGTGACATTTCAGTGGTCAGTACTTCTGAGAGAATAGAAGAACCAATTGACATAATTGGTTCATCTACCCGTGAATGTGATTTTCTTCCAAACAAAGATTCAGAACGTAGCATTTTGGAACCAAATAAACTTTCCACAGGTTCTTCTCTGGAGACTGTTTCTAAATCAGGAAGTTTatttaaaaaatcaaaaattCAGAAATGCGATGAATCCAAAAAAAAGGCTCGAAATAGTCAATCGTCCCAACTCTCACTTAGGTCATTTTTTCAGAAAAGTACAAATCTTGACAATGGTATCAAGGACTCTTGTATTGGTTTCTCAGATAGTCAGGCAGAACCCTCACAACCCAACTCTCAATCACTTGAAAATTCTGCAGTGTTTGATCATAGTAGCAGTCCTGTGCAAGATGAGGCGAGTGCAGCATGCGATCAGGATTTAGCTGAACTAAATGATAGTTCTAGAAAAGAAGAGAAGAGTAATGTAGCTTCACAAGAGTGGCAAAGAATACAAAAAATGATGCAAAACAGTATACCTCTTTGCAAGGGACATAAGGAACCTTGTATTGCTCGGGTGGTAAAGAAACAAGGAGCTAATTTTGGTCGCAGATTCTATGTTTGTGCCCGTGCTGAG GGCCCTGCATCTAATCCTGAAGCAAACTGCGGCTACTTTAAATGGGCTACTTCAAAGTCTAAGAATAAATAA
- the LOC127074691 gene encoding DNA-(apurinic or apyrimidinic site) endonuclease 2 isoform X2 has translation MGERMMKIVTYNVNGLRQRILQFGSLRNLLNSFDADIICFQETKLSRQDVTADLVMVDGYESFFSSTRTSQKGRTGYSAEEGFTGLMCNSQTSEDKLPLFIEDLEGFSKDELFSVDSEGRCIVTDHGHFVLFNIYGPRAGSDDTERIQFKQIFYRILQKRLESLLHQGRRIFVVGDLNIAPFAIDRCDAGPDFDNNEFRRWFRSMLIENGGHFSDVFRAKYPDKSDAFTCWSQSTGAEVFNYGSRIDHILCAGSCLHKLDDLQCHSFIRCHVKECEIMTQYKRFKPESTPSAHMRKGGKSVKLEGSDHAPVILTLMEIPEVSLHSTPSLSARYVPMIHGVQQTLVSLLMKRRVSDSCKMADSDISVVSTSERIEEPIDIIGSSTRECDFLPNKDSERSILEPNKLSTGSSLETVSKSGSLFKKSKIQKCDESKKKARNSQSSQLSLRSFFQKSTNLDNGIKDSCIGFSDSQAEPSQPNSQSLENSAVFDHSSSPVQDEASAACDQDLAELNDSSRKEEKSNVASQEWQRIQKMMQNSIPLCKGHKEPCIARVVKKQGANFGRRFYVCARAEGPASNPEANCGYFKWATSKSKNK, from the exons ATGGGAGAGAGGATGATGAAGATAGTAACTTACAACGTAAACGGTTTGAGACAACGCATATTGCAGTTCGGTTCTCTCCGCAATCTGCTCAATTCATTCGACGCTGATATTATTTGCTTTCAG GAGACAAAACTTAGCAGACAAGATGTTACAGCGGATTTGGTTATGGTAGATGGATACGAGTCGTTCTTTTCTTCTACCCGAACTTCTCAGAAAGGCCGAACCGGTTATTCCG CTGAAGAAGGATTCACTGGCCTAATGTGTAACTCTCAAACTAGTGAAGATAAATTGCCACTCTTCATAGAAGATCTTGAGGGTTTTTCAAAAGATGAGCTTTTCAGTGTTGACAGTGAAGGGCGATGCATTGTCACTGATCATGGTCACTTTG TTCTTTTCAATATTTATGGGCCTCGAGCTGGAAGTGATGACACGGAGAGGATTCAGTTTAAACAAATATTCTACAGGATACTGCAG AAAAGATTGGAGTCTCTCCTGCATCAAGGAAGGAGAATCTTTGTTGTTGGTGATCTCAATATTGCACCGTTTGCAATTGATAGGTGTGATGCAGGGCCTGATTTTGACAATAATGA GTTTAGAAGATGGTTCAGATCGATGCTAATTGAAAATGGAGGCCACTTTTCTGATGTCTTCCGAGCAAAATATCCTGATAA AAGTGATGCATTCACCTGTTGGTCTCAAAGTACGGGTGCTGAAGTATTTAACTATGGGAGTAGAATCGACCATATTCTATGTGCTGGTTCATGCTTACATAAATTAGATGACCTGCAATGTCATAGTTTTATAAGATGCCATGTTAAAGAATGTGAAATTATGACACAGTACAAACGGTTCAAACCAGAAAGCACACCGAG TGCCCACATGCGGAAGGGAGGAAAGAGTGTTAAACTAGAAGGATCCGATCATGCTCCAGTTATTTTGACTTTGATGGAAATTCCTGAGGTCTCTCTGCATAGTACCCCCTCCTTATCTGCTAGATATGTTCCCATGATTCATGGTGTCCAGCAAACTCTAG TGTCATTGTTGATGAAAAGACGAGTTTCTGATTCGTGCAAGATGGCAGACAGTGACATTTCAGTGGTCAGTACTTCTGAGAGAATAGAAGAACCAATTGACATAATTGGTTCATCTACCCGTGAATGTGATTTTCTTCCAAACAAAGATTCAGAACGTAGCATTTTGGAACCAAATAAACTTTCCACAGGTTCTTCTCTGGAGACTGTTTCTAAATCAGGAAGTTTatttaaaaaatcaaaaattCAGAAATGCGATGAATCCAAAAAAAAGGCTCGAAATAGTCAATCGTCCCAACTCTCACTTAGGTCATTTTTTCAGAAAAGTACAAATCTTGACAATGGTATCAAGGACTCTTGTATTGGTTTCTCAGATAGTCAGGCAGAACCCTCACAACCCAACTCTCAATCACTTGAAAATTCTGCAGTGTTTGATCATAGTAGCAGTCCTGTGCAAGATGAGGCGAGTGCAGCATGCGATCAGGATTTAGCTGAACTAAATGATAGTTCTAGAAAAGAAGAGAAGAGTAATGTAGCTTCACAAGAGTGGCAAAGAATACAAAAAATGATGCAAAACAGTATACCTCTTTGCAAGGGACATAAGGAACCTTGTATTGCTCGGGTGGTAAAGAAACAAGGAGCTAATTTTGGTCGCAGATTCTATGTTTGTGCCCGTGCTGAG GGCCCTGCATCTAATCCTGAAGCAAACTGCGGCTACTTTAAATGGGCTACTTCAAAGTCTAAGAATAAATAA